In Macadamia integrifolia cultivar HAES 741 chromosome 1, SCU_Mint_v3, whole genome shotgun sequence, a single window of DNA contains:
- the LOC122073891 gene encoding uncharacterized protein LOC122073891 isoform X2, producing MVNFLLSFLTLPLGSILQLFDGNSSLGSMDNLYKSVKCSKVMRDDSIKDLLLHPGLCRGSYNPLGVNETDQLPNSLWCTSYENTQNKDDNPYTVYLTTKQQSNRGRTNEYCCQLRYKFPTTETEGQGGFTADQRGFLKGPATFMVTDNLVFTPLVSMWTLSFLKSMKVPLDDLETRMVSVDREQALRLLKVSLFSKSVFTDALLVNFGLKSPKQEK from the exons ATGGTTAACTTTCTCCTCAGCTTCCTTACCTTGCCTCTTGGATCCATATTACAACTCTTCGATGGAAATTCATCACTGGGATCCATGGACAATCTGTACAAGAGTGTGAAATGTTCAAAAGTTATGAGGGATGATAGTATAAAGGACCTGCTGCTGCACCCTGGCCTGTGCCGTGGTTCCTACAACCCATTAGGAGTAAATGAAACTGATCAGCTGCCTAATTCCTTATGGTGTACAAGTTATGAAAATACACAAAATAAAGATGATAACCCTTACACTGTCTACCTGACTACTAAGCAGCAATCTAATCGTGGTCGTACAAATGAATATTGTTGTCAATTACGTTATAAGTTTCCAACAACTGAAACAGAAGGTCAAGGAGGATTTACAGCAGATCAAAGAGGATTTCTAAAGGGACCGGCAACTTTCATGGTAACAGACAATTTGGTTTTCACTCCACTAGTCTCTATGTGGACTCTCTCCTTTCTTAAAAGCATGAAGGTTCCTCTAGATGACTTGGAGACTCGTATGGTTAGCGTGGACAGGGAGCAG GCTTTGAGGCTACTGAaggtttctctcttctccaaatcgGTATTTACTGATGCCTTATTGGTCAACTTTGGCCTAAAAAGTCCCAAGCAAGAAAAGTAA